Part of the Hevea brasiliensis isolate MT/VB/25A 57/8 chromosome 16, ASM3005281v1, whole genome shotgun sequence genome is shown below.
ttttgtttaaatttaatatgggtagttcttaaatggatctaattaagtttaattaggctttatgggcctaagaaagcctagttacgaattttaaatgggacccatttaattattttctaaaaattaaaataacaaaatatctctctcctccttggccccactctcttcctcactccctattggtgccttctattttttcctgtcttcctattggttgaaacacctcacccatatcccagtcttattcgaattctgcaatcatagttgtttaagtaatctaaactttatcaccctaagactccaaatcgtaccacacctcttcctcattccctattggtgccttccattttttcctgttttcctattggttgaaacacctcacccatatcccagtcttattcgaattctgcaatcgtagttgtttaagtcatctaaactttattacCCTAAGACtctaaatcctaccacacctcttccttattccctattggtgccttccatttttgcctgtcttcctattggttgaaacacctcacccatatcccagtcttattcgaattctgcaattgtagttgtttaagtcatctaaactttatcatcctaagactccaaaccctatcacatctctttcccaaaaccctataaataccctactagagaagggaagaaggggatgatgggaggaaacaggaagagaaaattcagagctataagaaatttagagatatttaagactctttgagttcttccttatttcttttttttcttcaagaagattttcatacaagatttctggaaggtcagtttttattgttttattttcaagatctatgccacgcaatattttaattatatgctctttgtcttcaatttattttatatgttcatataagatcatataatcatgtttaatttgaggggatacacaactctgcacatgtttagtttctgtctctcgtacttttattatttttctttattttctttattttttattacaaacaaaattggtaagtagccctaaggtaagtaccaaagagggcatttgcgcggagcttatatggagctaaacaggagtaagccagggatatcattgccatactagaagagaagacccttttttaagggtagcttgccccaatggcaactgcatttaccaacaggtaagtaactctaaacttatcgaataaccattggcatgaaattgtagtaataatagaacttttatttggtaaattaaaattaaccttgtttttaatttaactgaattttgcatgtaattaatttaaataaatactttgtaaattaaaattaatcttgtttataaattaaactaacattggcatgtaaataaatttaatttaatatttggtaattgtaaaataaatttgcatgttaaaaatctttattaggttgtgattgtttgggcattatgtgatattagaataaattacacatatacataattaacttagttcaattatccttagggtaacttggtgaaaattaattaattagattaaatagaaacatagggttatttgaaattgaatttgtttgtaaattaaattctcaataataaattaattttagtcatctggtaaatatcatttaaataattagcaaccccatagataggaattacttgtgcatgaaaattgtgtgtaaacaagaacccttttgtgaattacttgcgtgtgtaggattagaattgcattttttaggataaagtttaataaaagaataataaacaagacttctagaaacattagtagaggactggcactcgaatcaacgaggttagaccaggcgtaaggggtgcctaacaccttccccttacgtacccactatcccgaacctagacattgggctatggtaatgacggttgtggaaactctgcaaggagtaagttgccatccatgaccctcggaagaaacactgaatatgtcccggttattacccgggtggtgactcctgtcaatatatgccttcgtggcataaatccttagtaccgtggtagtgttatgggaaaatggtacttaccagtggtttgattctattaggattgtatgaagtgcatgtctaggaaatgctgtctaaggaggtggtatttaagtgagaccattgtgactccaccatctttcctgggcattacctggtgcattttatataattccaatggatgatatttcgcctcacgcctgacctcctacagtttggcgactccactggggactaaatggatagttactccaacatgtttctattagtctaatattattcctttgttaaacttttttgcattgcactacactatcacacggatcacccttacccttttagcctcgttagtactagccaaggagaccatggttctactcgagctatgacgaattggtgaatgctagcaacccatgcctgtaccttcgagtatataaaagagccacagctccggccgttgtgcttaatggacaagctctcgcatgggtgacccttttcctacccaataaagcccatgagccatagatttcaaccctaggtaccccgtagatttttgttttgttggattcgtatccttactattcaaaccataagttctagtagtagttgagatgaacctaggcctatgcataaacccaatgtgtgtataggcccaagtccattttaaaacccatgttaagtaagaggatgcttacttatggttaaactttaaagaTACAAATCATTTGTTTATAGAGGAAAGGTCATCCTGGACCACCTCCTGTTGGTGCGtctagtgtaccatagcctaggatagaattttttttcttaccctacacgtgagagttgaaggtataaaggggcgaagattcagttctggagacaTTCTTTTTGGTTTATCAtttagtctttggtccgattttagttcggtTTATACAGTTCGATTTTGGTTCAGTTTTAGTCATATTAGTATGGTTTGGTTTTGGCTTTTTAAAGGCAAAGGTAAAAATGAAAGTGCATATTCATGCATTCATGCATTGGATTTGTACATAGCATAAGATGTTAaaaccttgtatttttttttctcttgtagtaaacatagctttagaacacatcaggaagacttctaatcaggtcacttggATTAGGGAGGGAAAGAGATTAGTAAGAGTTACACCTGCACAAGCTAAAATGGAAGACACTAAGGTCATGTTTAGACAGATGCTTGAAAAAGCTTTAAATGCCAAGATGGCTGAGCTTGAAGGAAAAATCATGGCCAACTTTGAGAAGAAGTTAGAGATGGGTGGGCCTAGTGATGTTCAGGTGAAAAGGCCCAAAGAAGAGACTAGTAAAAAGAAGGCCTTTGATGACGTTTGGGATGAAGAAGATTATCTCCAAGACAaggccaaaaagaaagaaaaggggacaagtgaggagattagagttgttactgagatgatggaaaaacttCAAGCCAGTGTGAAAAAGCAAGCTGAATTTGCTGGAATGGGGCTATTAGATGCAGATGACTTTGACATCCAGTTGGATGGAAATCTACCTGAAATTTTCAAGATGCCTAATTTGGCTAAATTCGATGGTACTGGTGACCCAAAAACCCACCTCAGGTCTTATCTTATAGTCATGAAAACAACTGGTTTGACTAAGAACCAAGTCACTCAGTTCTTTTCTATGTCACTAGAAGGGGTTGCATCTTCATGGTATCATGGGCTAGAAGCCACTGTGAGAAAAGATTGGGAGGAGCTAGTTAGGAGATTTGTGCAACAATACTCCTATAATACAGCTTTAGATGTTACCCTGAGAGACTTAGAGACCACTAGGCAAAAACCAAATGAAACCTTTTCAGAGTATCTATTGGGATGGAGGAAAAAGGCCATGAAGATGACCAATAGGCCTGCTGAAAAGGATCAAGTGTGATTGGTAGTGAAAAGTCTGCAGCCTAGTTATTATGAGAAACTTTGTTATTATCCCTTGGCTACTTTTGAACAGCTATATGATGCTAGGTTATTAGTGGAGGATGTATTGAACAATGAAAGGAAGAGTTATCAGCCCAAAAGGGGAGGATACCAGTCAGCTGGCAATATTACTGGGGAAAACAAAGTCATTGAGGTTCAAACCGTGTCCCGCACCCTTAGAAAGTTCTATCAATTCAACCAACCTCTATCTAAAGTCTTCGAGCGACTCAAAGCTCGGGGCCTCCTCCAACCCTTGGCACCTAGACCACCACCAAACCCACTGTCACCCAATTACAATGCTAACCTATACTGCCAATTCCATCAAACTCATGGCCATGACACTGATAGATGTTTTCGGCTAAAACACGAAGTTCAGGACCTGATCGATGCTAAGAAAATAGCTGACCCAGAAAATTGACCCAACACACGTACCAACCCAATGGCCAACCATAATGTTCCACCTCCACCAGGACTTTACATGATTTCCACCACCTCAATTGATCCTGACCAAATTCTCAACCttatccaacctatccaaaagctTGATGAACCTCGATCTGTAATGGCAATTGATATTTGGTATATTTCCAGTGATGAGGAAGGTTTGTTAGATGTTTGGGTTGACTCTGACGGAGAGGAAAAGAGTAGGGTGAGCCACATGACCAAGAGTGGTAGATATTATCCTGATCTACCCATGGAGAAGGACAATGTGAGGGGAAAAGCCAAGGTGTTGGCTGAAGAGGACACAGATGAAGAGGATGATTAGTTCCTTAGGCAATTGAAAAGGACTCAGGCTAGCGTAACGGTCTAGGAATTGCTATTGGCATCAGAAAAACACAGAACTGCACTGACCAAGGCCCTGAGTGTACTCAAGGTCTCCACAGAGATAACTCCAGAAGAGATTGCCAAAGTTATGCTTATAAAAGATGGGGGTCATATTACTTTCTCTGATCATGATCTCCCAGCTGAGGGGAGAAACCATAGCAGGGCTCTGTTTGTGACCGCTGAGGTTGGAGGGTGGAAAGTGCCTCGTGTGATGATAGATGATGGGTCAGCCATCAACGTATGCCCTCTGAAGATTttgccaaaattaggaatttctATGTCTGAACTAACTGGTTCTGATCTGGTTATCAGGGCCTATGATGATTCAAAGAGAAACGTGATAGGGGTATTCAAGACTATGGTTAAGGTGGGGCCTATAGAAACTGAAGTTGAGTTCACTGTGCTAGACATCCCCATGACATTCTCCTTACTGTTGGGTAGAATCGGGTTCCATCCCTTAGGTGGAGTCCCCTCTACACTCCACCAAAAGATCAAGATCCCGCACCAAAATGGTATAATCACCGTCAATGCTGAAAGAGATGGGGAAGTAGCTATGCTGCAAGTGGATGGTTCGATACCACTATTGTTTGGTTTCCAAGTTGCTGGGATCTATGGAGACTAGATGGACCCTAGGGTGGCCActatgatgaaagagatgaagtttTTTCCTGGCATGGGTCTGGGAAAACAAGCTAATGGCTTAGTGACTTTTCCAGAAATAAAAGGGCAGATCACTAGATATGGGTTGGGCTATCAGCCAACTGAAGATGAAGAGGGACTTAAGCCCACCAAGTTTATCAGGGAAGGCGCAATTGCATGGACTGATGACTAAGAGCTGCCGCATGTTGAGGCATTAGAACAAGAGGTCAGTGCCATCAAGTTAAGGTTTGCATAGAAGCCAAGCACTTGGacctacacccctaagtttgagtctgtcttttgtaatgctcacagtagtgatactgatattgttatttctgatgtacttgatgatgATTTTGAGGCAAAGTTAAATAATATGACTAGTCATTTTGTTTACTTGTTTGATGTCCATCCTAATGGCTAcgcgcatggcattcataatcatttagaatctgtttctgttaatgcattaaaatcaatctctattaatttgggtacaccagatgatcctaaagacattaaattagctgaagatttaacccaaaaagaaagagataaatttgtagccttattaataaagtaccaagaagcatttgCCTGGTCTTATAAAGATATGCCGGGAATTGGTCGAGATATAGTACAACATAAGATCCCCACAGACCCTAACATGAGGCCAGTAAAACAAAAGAAGCGTCGGCTTAGGccagaatgggaagaaaagatagctCAAGAGCTGAAAAAGCTCATTGAGGCTGATTTCATTGAAGTAATTGAGTATCCCGAATGGTTAGCCAACATTGTGCCAGTCCCCAAGAAGGATGGGCGAGTTCGGATGTGTGTAGATTATAGGGACCTGAATAAGGCTACTCCTAAGGATGATTTCCCATTGCCTCACATCGATGTGCTTATTG
Proteins encoded:
- the LOC131174597 gene encoding uncharacterized protein LOC131174597; this encodes MEDTKVMFRQMLEKALNAKMAELEGKIMANFEKKLEMGGPSDVQVKRPKEETSKKKAFDDVWDEEDYLQDKQAEFAGMGLLDADDFDIQLDGNLPEIFKMPNLAKFDGTGDPKTHLRSYLIVMKTTGLTKNQVTQFFSMSLEGVASSWYHGLEATVRKDWEELVRRFVQQYSYNTALDVTLRDLETTRQKPNETFSEYLLGWRKKAMKMTNRPAEKDQLYDARLLVEDVLNNERKSYQPKRGGYQSAGNITGENKVIEVQTVSRTLRKFYQFNQPLSKVFERLKARGLLQPLAPRPPPNPLSPNYNANLYCQFHQTHGHDTDRCFRLKHEVQDLIDAKKIADPEN